GACGCTGAATCACCGGCTCGGTCGTTCCAAGTTCATCGATACGTTTGCGAACCACCTCGATGGACTGTGCCACTGCCGAGGAGACCCGGTATGTGATGCCGTCATCGGTGAGCACGATGCGGAGTTGCCCCGACTGGGTTTCCTCGATCGTCGCCTCGACAATCGACCCTCCACCAAGCAGACCTGACGCCACAGGTTCTGTCAGTTCGGCCAGGATGTTCCTGGCCTCTTCAATCTGGGACTCGTCGCGAATGCGCACCTGGACGATTTGTCCCGTTCCGGACAGACCGGTGTAGCCGATACCCGCCTCGCGCAGCAGGCGCCGCACATCATCCACGGTCGTCGTCAGCCGGTCCTTGATGATGTCCTGGCGTTCCACCTGCAGCAGCATGTAGGAACCGCCCTGCAAGTCCAGGCCAAGGGTCAACTGCTTTGACGGGAGCCATTCGGGCAGGTTTGCCGCTTGCTGCCGGTCCAGCAGATTGGGCGCGGCGAACACAACGCCGGCGAGAACCGCAAGCCAGATCAGGGTGGTTTTCCAACGGGAGAAGTACAGCATGTCGCTCTCTGTTTGGCCCAGAAGACCAATTTATGTGGCATTGCGCCTGGCGCGGCGATGGACAGGGAACATCCCTGTCCAATCTTTACGGCTATTCCTTGACGGGTTCGCTCTTGGCGCGCACGTCGGCAATCAGGCTGCGCATCAGCCGCACCTTGACGCCATCGGCAATCTCGACTTCCAGCTCGGCATCATCGATCACCTTGGTGACCTTGCCGAGCACACCACCGCCGGTGACCACCTGGTCGCCACGGCGCACGTTCTTGAGCATTTCCTCGCGTTTTTTCATCTGCATGCGCTGTGGCCGGATGATCAGGAAATACATGATCACGAAGATCAGCACGAATGGCAGGATCGACATCAGGATCTCGCCACCACCGCCAGCGGTTTGGGCATAGGCCGGGGTTACAAACATCAAAAACTCCTCAA
The DNA window shown above is from Hoeflea phototrophica DFL-43 and carries:
- the yajC gene encoding preprotein translocase subunit YajC yields the protein MFVTPAYAQTAGGGGEILMSILPFVLIFVIMYFLIIRPQRMQMKKREEMLKNVRRGDQVVTGGGVLGKVTKVIDDAELEVEIADGVKVRLMRSLIADVRAKSEPVKE